The proteins below are encoded in one region of Nitrosomonas ureae:
- a CDS encoding multiheme c-type cytochrome, which translates to MKAKRWAGVIAGLLGAMLIGTAHANIPSVPDELYEALKLDREKATPKEVYEAVVKRYKDPEQGAGPGTMAQYWEPIPYGIYLDPATFYKSPTSNKEIASRKECVECHTDESPVWVQAWKRSSHANLDKIRNLKPDDPTFYKKGKLEDVEKNLRSLGKLAEGENLKEVGCIDCHVDVNAKKKADHTKDIIMPTADVCGKCHLQEFVERESERDTMIWPHGQWPDGRPSHALDYKANVETTVWAAMPQREVAEGCSMCHTNQNKCDSCHTRHEFSAAESRKPEACATCHSGVDHNNWEAYSMSKHGKMVSMLGDKWNWEVQLKDAYELGGQNAPTCAGCHMEYEGEYSHNMVRKIRWANYPFVPGIAENINSEWSEARLDSWVVTCTQCHSERFARSYLELMDKGTLEGLAKYQEANEIVHTLYKEGLLTGQKTNRPAPPPPEKEGYAYFAQLFWSKGNSPAAIELKVLEMHENDLAKMHVGLAHVNPGGWTYTEGWGPINRAYVEIQDENTRIREMIALQERVKNLESKRTSLLDLDGTAEKISLGGLGGGMLLAGTLALAGWRKRKQSEA; encoded by the coding sequence ATGAAAGCCAAGCGATGGGCTGGGGTAATAGCGGGGCTGTTAGGAGCTATGCTGATAGGGACGGCGCATGCGAACATACCGAGCGTTCCGGACGAATTGTATGAAGCATTGAAGTTGGATCGTGAGAAGGCGACGCCGAAGGAAGTATACGAAGCGGTGGTGAAGCGCTACAAGGATCCTGAGCAAGGAGCGGGGCCTGGAACGATGGCGCAGTATTGGGAACCGATACCGTATGGAATATATTTGGATCCTGCGACATTTTACAAATCGCCGACTTCGAATAAAGAGATAGCGAGCCGGAAGGAATGTGTAGAATGTCACACGGATGAATCGCCGGTATGGGTTCAGGCATGGAAGCGTAGTAGCCATGCGAATTTAGACAAGATTCGTAATCTTAAGCCGGATGACCCTACCTTTTATAAGAAAGGCAAGCTTGAGGACGTAGAGAAGAATTTGCGCTCTTTGGGTAAATTGGCGGAAGGCGAGAACCTGAAGGAAGTGGGGTGTATTGACTGTCACGTGGATGTTAATGCGAAGAAGAAAGCGGATCACACCAAAGACATCATTATGCCGACAGCGGATGTATGCGGTAAATGTCACTTGCAGGAATTTGTGGAACGGGAATCGGAACGTGACACGATGATTTGGCCGCACGGCCAATGGCCCGATGGACGCCCTTCGCACGCGCTGGACTATAAAGCCAACGTAGAAACCACTGTTTGGGCAGCGATGCCGCAACGCGAAGTAGCTGAAGGCTGCTCGATGTGTCATACGAATCAGAACAAATGCGACTCATGCCATACGCGCCATGAATTTTCAGCTGCGGAGTCGCGTAAGCCGGAAGCGTGTGCCACTTGCCATAGTGGTGTGGATCACAACAACTGGGAAGCTTACTCCATGTCCAAGCACGGCAAGATGGTGTCGATGCTGGGAGACAAATGGAACTGGGAAGTACAGTTGAAAGACGCCTATGAACTGGGCGGTCAAAATGCACCGACCTGTGCGGGTTGTCACATGGAATACGAAGGTGAATATAGCCATAACATGGTAAGGAAGATTCGGTGGGCGAACTATCCATTTGTTCCAGGTATAGCGGAAAACATTAATAGCGAATGGTCGGAAGCTCGTTTAGACTCGTGGGTGGTTACCTGTACCCAATGTCACTCGGAGCGTTTTGCACGTTCATATTTGGAATTGATGGACAAAGGCACGCTGGAAGGGTTGGCTAAGTATCAGGAAGCTAATGAAATTGTGCATACACTGTACAAGGAAGGTTTGTTGACAGGCCAAAAAACTAATCGTCCTGCTCCACCGCCACCGGAGAAAGAAGGCTATGCATATTTTGCACAGTTGTTCTGGTCGAAAGGCAACAGCCCTGCGGCGATTGAGCTCAAGGTGCTGGAAATGCACGAAAATGACCTGGCGAAGATGCATGTAGGCTTGGCGCACGTAAATCCGGGTGGATGGACTTATACGGAAGGCTGGGGTCCGATTAACCGTGCGTATGTTGAAATTCAAGACGAAAATACTCGTATCCGCGAGATGATTGCACTGCAGGAACGGGTGAAGAATCTTGAATCGAAACGCACCAGTTTACTTGACTTGGACGGCACAGCTGAGAAGATCTCACTGGGTGGTTTAGGTGGCGGCATGCTGCTCGCCGGAACACTGGCCTTGGCGGGT